The sequence CACGGCGCCAACCCGCCACGATGCTGCAGGGATCGCGGCTTTAGCCCGCCATAAGTTTGCGCCAAATGAACTGCGGCCGCCATCATCAGATGGTCAAGAAAAAGTCGGTTCGTTTCCTCTGGCGCCTTAATTGCCGCACGCACGGTACCGATGAGCCCGCGAATGACGTCGTCATCGATGGGCTGCGCGGGGACATAGGCAAGCTCGCTGATTGATCGCGCTTCTAGGTCTTCGGCCACCGTGTTGAAAGTAGCGCGAGGGATGTAGAAATGAACCGTGTGATGCGGCCCCATTATGATAGCGTTGGGCTTTCGCTGGAGGTCGCGGAGGATGGTGTGTCCCGCCCGAAGCGTTCCTACTATGCCGGGCCGTCCGTCCTCCCATGATATATGGTTGGGATAGTCCTGTAGCTGCGTTTGGACGAGAAACGCATCTTCCGGGGGAACAGGTACGCTAGGCTCGGGCTTATGGCAGTATCCGGACGTTTCGGTGTAAGCAATTTCTCCAGTACGCAGCGAGCCTGTTTTAAAAACGCTAGCCTTTGCAAGCTTGAAATAGCTCGCAAATCGATCGCCATAAGCGCCGGCGGAAGGCAGCCGTGATTCTAGGTCGGTAGACCCTTTCATGGTGGATGCGCGCCTGCAATTTGAGGATGCCCTGAAGGATCCATGCTCCAAAAATGCACTGCACTAGGTTCCGTCGCATTATGAGCACCAACGTCCCGTTCAAGCAATACGTGTTCCCCGCATCGCAAGCGAACACGGCCTATCAAGCCAGGCTTGACCCACTGCGCCACTGTCGCCCCCCGAAGTGCCGGGACATCGTCCATAACGGAATCCGCTGCGTATCGTTGTTGAAGCGGATCTGGAACCAGCCGCCTTCTGGATCGCTCATGTCGGCCGAGATTGTGGCGGCCGCGCGCACTTGATCGTAATAGCTCCATCCGCCATATGCCATTGATTTGCTTGTATTTTCTTTCTAAGTCTTGAAGCGGCGTAGGGAAAAAGACCCGCCCCGTGAGGCAGCGGGCTGGCGGTCACGTCTTGTCGCCGTTTGGATTTGGTACCGGCGCCTCTCGCACGTCTCGTGGTGGCGGATCGATATGTTTAGGCTCCGGGGCTGCTTCGTCATCGACAGGCGTCTTAG comes from Mesorhizobium japonicum MAFF 303099 and encodes:
- a CDS encoding helix-turn-helix domain-containing protein produces the protein MKGSTDLESRLPSAGAYGDRFASYFKLAKASVFKTGSLRTGEIAYTETSGYCHKPEPSVPVPPEDAFLVQTQLQDYPNHISWEDGRPGIVGTLRAGHTILRDLQRKPNAIIMGPHHTVHFYIPRATFNTVAEDLEARSISELAYVPAQPIDDDVIRGLIGTVRAAIKAPEETNRLFLDHLMMAAAVHLAQTYGGLKPRSLQHRGGLAPWQARLAIELLEGDLTGQLPLKDVAAACKLSVSYFSKAFCKTTGLAPHQWLLYRRVERAKSAMINEKTTLAEVALSCGFSDQSHFTRVFVRLVGTSPATWRRARNL